tatatgttttgatAAACACTGCTAAATTATTTACATGATTGCAGTCATTAAACAAAATACTTTGTAATAACATATATACACTTAAACATGTCATAAGagtttttaatgtaaaattgagAATGATCATACATTACTCTCAAATACGTAATTAGAAAACATCATATTGATAACAACTAaaactgtcaaaatgggttaatGTGTGAGTCAATCTGACTCATCACGAGTTTAAGTTGggttaagttaaaaaaaattacaaattttgacACAGACAAAAGATGAACCTGATATACTAAGAATCTAAAGAGTTAAACATACGGTGAGCCAACTCGGCTCACAAACTTAATGATAATttccaaatattaaattatattaaaaaaatgaaaaccttAAATATTATGACATCTTTAAATCTATttgaattgtattgtatttttgtggttttggattgtaattatattaaattttatttagatttcaattgaaaaaaaattgtaatatttttttagattttaagaaaaaataatttgtaattaaattaattaacttgaCTAATCCACGGATCCATGTACCTTGAGTTAGATTCAAATTCTTTCAACacactaattaataaataagtcaCACTAAATTGACTCACAAAATGATTAACTTATGTGAACTAGATTAAACAATccattttaaaacttaattaataacaaatatttataaaaatattctttactATTATTACTTGTCAacaatacataaatatttataaaatttcaacttaCTTAATCACAACTTTGATTTACTATTAAACAAATACTAATTTAAGTATccttctttaaaatataataaattaagtcCTAGCAGTCACTTTAATCTTCTTTAAATAGAtggaaaacaatttaaaaagaaaataatgtcaatatgttataaattatggcttgtattataattttataaatttaatatttcataattttataattttgtaactttattattttataattttgtaattttataattttacaattttttagttttatatttttgaaatattataattgtataattttaatattttataacttttaattttattattttgtaatttttaaatttttacttttataatgtcttattttataaatttataatttgatagttttataattatttaactttatagttttatatttttatttttttaattttagattttttatttttaatttattttaagattaactttcaataaattattgaaGGAGATGTTTGTCATTAATACATCATGATTTAATGTAAAGATGTATTACTCaccatatttaaataaaataataatataagatggGTGTggtattatatatttaacaaggtctcaaaacttaattataaaagaaaattattaacttaagaataataaattattgttttcatttttgtaagtGGAAAATGGAGATAAAGTGACTTTAGAAGAGTGATAGCGAAGACAGTGACTGCAAgacagaagaagtagaagaaagTCTTTGTGGAATCCTGAAGCGCGCCAAATCCAACATCAGTTATGGGAAAGCAAAAACAACAAGTGATTTCGCGCTTCTTCGCTCGCAAAGCCAAATCTCCCTCTCCTCCGTCTCCCTCGTCTCCTTCTCCTCATTATTCTTCTCCCCGTTCCAACCATCCCACTCCCAAAATCTCCGCCACCGCCACATTCTCCCCTTCCAAACGCCGCCTTAAGTCCCAACTCACACCCCCCAGCAAGCTCCAGAAGCTTCAGGAACCTTCTTCCCCTTCACTTCACCAACGCTTCCTCCAAAAGTTTCTCGAACCTTCCTCTCCTGAACACCCTCCTCCCCCTTCCTCTTCCAAATGCCCAACCTACACTCCCCTCGAACAACAGGTCCTCCACCTCAGAACCAAACACCCCAACGTTCTCCTCATGGTCGAGGTCGGTTACAGGTACCGTTTCTTCGGCAAAGACGCCGAAAACGCTGCCAGAGTCTTAGGCATTTACGCCCACATGGATCACAATTTCTTAACCGCTAGTATACCAACTTTTCGATTGAATGTCCACGTCAGGAGACTCGTCAGTGCTGGGTATAAGGTCGGCGTGGTGCGGCAGACCGAGACCGCTGCCATCAAGGCCCACGGCTCCAACCGCTCTGCGCCGTTCGGGCGCGGGCTCTCGGCGCTTTACACGAAGGCTACGCTTGAGGCGGCGCCGGAGATTGGGGGAGGGGAGGATGAGTGTGGTGGAGAGAGTAATTACTTGCTTTGTGTGGTGGAGAAAAGTGTTGTGGGGGAGAAGGGGAATTGTGGGGTGGAGGGTGGTGCTGATGTGAGGATTGGGATTGTTGCTGTGGAGATTTCGACCGGGGATGTTGTTTATGGGGAGTTTTGTGATGGTTCTCTGAGGAATGCGCTCGAGGCTGTTGTTGTGAACTTGTCTCCGGCTGAGTTGCTTCTTGGGGACCCTCTTTCAAAGCAAACAGAAAAGGTAGTTTTAAACGATTTAATTCGACTGCTCGACTCTTATATGTCTCATTGTTTTGTGCAATGGAACTTATCTGTAGTTGCTTGATGGAATGTTGTTGCTTGATACTGCGTTGGATAATACATGGATGATGTAGGATTGAGTTTGAAGTTCAGGTTTCAAGGTAGCTTCTTTCTTGGCCTGACTCCAGGTCTTTCTTGTATGAAGAGGTGGCAATTTTGTGTAAAATGTactgtttttttgtttgatgagGCGTTTAAAATGAGGACCATTTGGATGACTTTTTCTAACACGATATTTCATGAATGGAGGTTGGTGGAATAAACACCATGTTCGTAGACATGGGTCTTTACTATACTTTTTTAAGTATGGAAAACGTTTGATTTGTCAATCACTGTAATTGGTATTTCAACTTCTGACACAGAAGATAATTATACAGTGCAAATCCCTTTTCTCCATTCAGATTTTCggtgtgaaaattaaaatttagtttcccatttaatgaaaattttaatcatcTGAATGGAGAACTGAAGTTTCAAGTAATGAATGATTTTAATCGAATTACTTATCAATACAATTTAATGCAATGGTGTTTTCATTGTGGCAGGTATGAATTAGTCCAGACTGATTAGTTGAGTTAACTTAACACTCAAATTGGTCTTCCTTAGAATTATGACTAACTGGATGTTAAAATTGTCCCCAAGGTTTTTGAACATCATCGTTGTTCCTTCGCAGTGTAAAACGAATTTTCAATTTAGGAATGAATTTGCGGCTGCAACACTTCTTCAGTAACCAAGTTGATGCCTATTTAATTCTAAGCGTTAAATGACTGACTTGATGCCCAAAATCATTGTAGGATAACCATTACATCCTGTGTGTCTTCAGACTTTAGAGAACCAATTACCATTTATGTACTGTGCAGATTGGCATATCTTGCATGACATGGTTTTTCCTTTTCCACAATTTTCTTGTATTTCACTTCTTTAATAGTCAGATTTCTAATTTTCTTCAATTGTGTTCGTACTTCTTAGAATTCTTCTAACAAACAGAATGATAGTTTGACAATTTAAAGTTTGTTAAAATAATCTAAAGCTTGTTTCTGAAACTTTAATGTAGTTACTATTCTCAatatttttagaacaaaaatattaaactgatGTTATCCTACAGGGAGGCATATActtataattaagttataatCACTAAATGAATTCTGTAATAATACACAAGGAAAAAGTCTACCGCCCTTGGCCTGAATTATGTGATTGGGTGATCTGTTATTAGTTATTGCTGGATTTTGCTGGACCTGCCTCAAATGTTCGTGCTGAGCGTGTTTCACGAGATTGCTTCACTGATGGGGGTGCTCTTTCTGAAGTCATGACCTTGTATGATAACATGAATGTAGATGGTCAACCAGATTCACTACAAAACAAGAATTCGAGGGAGCACAGAAGTCAGCAGTTAGTAATCAAGGTATCAACTtctgatattttataaaaagtttattcgAGCAGCAGGTTTGGAAATtcctaaaatcaaaatttcttgttggttttattatacatttttccCTTAGGCAACATCTATCTTGTGATTATTGAATATGTCATTGTAATTTGTTATCATTGTTTGTGATGGATCTATCAAAGTACTAAAATTTCATATACTTGTTTTTGTGTTAACTTCCGTGTTTAATTTTCTATTCCCCTTATCAAtgtacttttaaattttctttataaattgtagtttaatttaattgtagTTGCAATTTCAACTCATAACTACCCGTTATTTTTGTCTCTACTCTTTTTGTTATAAAGGAGGTGATGAACATGCCAGATTTGTCTGTCCAAGCTTTGGCCTTAACCATTCGGCATTTAAAGGAATTTGgttttgaaagaattttgtGTTCAGGAGTTTCTTTAAGGCCCTTCTCAAACAATACGGAAATGACCCTTTCAGCCAATACACTTCAACAACTGGAGGTAATTATAAATTGTAGATTTTTGAGAATTTTTAGTTAGGAATGGAGCATTTTTGAgaatgttttaattctttttgtacTTGTTTTGAAGTATAGCAATTACAAACTGTTCTTTTGAGCAGGTTGAACTTAAATATTGTAAACATACTCTTCAGCTATCATTTCCTTTTTGCCGCTGTAGTGCTGTGGTACTTGGATAAACTGACATTGTTTCTAAAGTTGATCAAACTAAAACATGAATTGCTGTTTCTTTCTTTGGTCTATGTACTACTCATGGTAGATTCATATAAAGGTATAGCAATCAAAAGTCCTGGACCACAACATGAATAAGCTGTATTATCATACAATGGGTCAAAATACAATGGATGATTTCATATCTTACAATGTGTTTACTTTGAAATTTATGTTGTTTGcccttgtgttttttttacaagCTAGAAGTGTTGTTTTTTCCCCTCATACCAGCTTGATAttcccttttcttcttgctGCCAATGAATGCTTGCTGTATTTTCaggttttgaaaaataacaacGACGGATCTGAGATTGGTTCCTTGCTGCAAATTATGAATCACACTCTTACTATATTTGGTTCTAGACTTCTTCGGCAATGGGTATGAGATGCTTCCATTCCTCATACAGACATTGAatgttgatttttctttaatcaGCCAAAAGAGACccttatttaattgtttttgtgcACGATACAGGTATCTCACCCATTATGTGACCGAACCTTAATCTCTGCACGTCTTCATGCTGTATCTGAAATTGCAGAGTGCATGGGATCTTGTAATGGCACAAACAATCTTGGACATATTGAAGACAATCCGGATGTAGTAATCATGCAACCTGAGTTAGCAAACATTCTTTCATTGGTTTTGACAACTCTTGGCCGAGCACCTGATATACAAAGGGGAATTACGAGAATTTTCCACTGCACTGCTTCTCCATCTGAGGTGATAAATGGCTTCTTGTTagccttttcttttatttccctATATTCTGTACTTCAATCAATTGTCTTCATATTCCTTGTAATTTTTCACAGGTAGGCTTTATATGAGATAGGGAGACAAAAACAGAGTTGAATTCTTTTAATTACTTGAtgacaatatttaaatgtttgacTGCTTCTTTGttccattttaaatttaagaacaaTAGGCATGCTAAGAATCcttgtaatttctttttacacGTAGGCTTTATCTGAGATAGGGAGACAAAGTGTTAGGATTTGGCGGGTATATGAGAGGAAAAAGGGGAAACAGAACACTTAACGGCTAAACCGTTAAGTGGGAAGGGGAGAAGGCCTATATAAAGGTCTGGGTGTACTACGGGGAAGTTAGTTACTGACTTGTATGTTAGTTGACCGGTATTATAACCTGGTGAAGGAGATTAGGCTCCTCTGTACTTTGCATTTTTGACGCTTGAGTAAAtacaattcattttcttttcatctcataCTGATCTGTTTGCTGTGAGTGAGTGAAAATAGAGGTGAAGTTAGGAATTCATACCTGAATCCCTAACACAAAGAGAGTTAAATTCGTTTAATTACTTAGTGAGAAGATTTATATGTTTGGATGTTTCTTTGttccatttaaaatttaagaaaaatagacATCCTAGGAATCTGTTAGGAATTCTACAACCATGCTTTGAGTCAGAGCAGCCAAGGGTAAGGCGTGTTTGGGAACCCTTGTGAGTTAGACTAGACAGCAATTGTGTTTCCAACTGTAACAGGACTGTGGTTTAGATGAGACCTGGACCTAATATATGAGTATTTTATAATCTTTACCAAAGATAAGGAATACACGAGTATACCCATTTGTTTTGCGAATACTAGCTTCACCTTTAGAACTTgagtatttaaatttgtattcaGGCATATTCAATAAAATGATCTTTAGATGTTCCTTGAAAAAACGAGACTGCTTTTAAAGATAAGTAGATTTTTCAGCTTTACGAAAGTGATAAACTGTAATGCaattattgtgatttttttgtgTGAAGATGTTCTCGTTGATAATTATTGTGTTTTTGTTGCAGTTCAAAGGAAATGGTTGTAAatgtttgtattaattttaCCGAACAATTATAGTCATTTGGATTCTTCTTTCATCATAATGATGGGTACAAATTTATTCCAAGGCATTTTAGTGGAACAGAAATATGCTAGGCATTGATTACTTGAAAAAATTGTCTTTATACAGTTTGTTGCAGTAATTCAAGCTATTTTCTCTGCTGGAAAACAGCTACAACAACTTAACATAGGAGAGGGGAATAATAACACATTGCGCTCCAATCTGttaaaaaggttaattttgacTGCTTCCTCTGACAGTATAATTGCTAATGCTGCAAAAATGTTGTCATCTTTGAACATAGACTCTGCTGATCAAGGAGATCTAACAAAATTGATCACTGCTTCGGAGGGACAGTTCCCAGAGGTTTGTCAATGCCtttttgtgtgaaaaaaaattataattttcttaatcatatttttatctttaacgatattgattttttaataatgcaTGTAGGTCATTAAAGCTCGTAAGGATTTCAAGCTGGCAGTGGAACAATTAGATTCTCTGATAGACTTGTATCGCAAATtgcttaaaatgaaaaaaatggaatttatTACTGTTTCCGGAACAACTCATTTGATTGAGGTAGTCTAATTAGAAGTATccttaatatttaaatacttcAGAGGCTGGAAATTTGGTATTCTAGTTCTTGTTACTTTCTCATTTCGGATTGTTGACTTATTCACATGATCACATctgatttttataattgatcTGAAATATTCACTACATATTACTATGTAGTGACCTGTGGTCCAAATGTGTCTTAATTCAACATTTATAAAGTGAAGAAGTCAATTTAACTTCAAAAGAGGGGATAAGATAATGACACGCCTTTTTTGGCTTCTATTCTCCTTAAAAGCTGACAAATCAAACATATTTGTTATAGCtcttaaattaaaagtttttttttttttttgtgatacaCTAAAGACTGAAGAGAAGAGCTTTTGTAGAAGCTACTTGAGAAAGTTCTActttgaaggagaaaagaaGCCCCAAAATTCAGTCAAATACTACTAAAGATGGATGAAAATGCTTGTTTCATGTTCTCAATACCCATTTGACACTGTTTCTTCTTTCATGCTGACATTACCGAGTGTCtctatttaattttcctttattttattaaaattaagatagaCAATTACAATTTTCACATTTCTTGTTTATTAGTTAAGAACTCTAATTTTACAATTGTTTTCAAACAATGGAATGTTTCCATTGAGTTAATCTTGGCTGTGAACAAGTTTTAACTGccatttaatacttttttggGCTGCAGTTATCAACAGATGTAAAGGTTCCTTCAAACTGGGTGAAGGTAAATAGCACGAAGAAAACAATTCGGTATCACCCTCCTGAAGTAGTAACAGCATTGGACAGGTTGTCATTAGCAAAAGAGGAGCTCGGTGTTGCTTGCCGAGCTGCCTGGAATAGCTTTCTCAGGGACTTCAGTAAATACTATGCTGAGTTCCAAGCTGCTGTTCAAGCACTAGCTGCTTTAGATTGTCTGTACTCACTTGCCATTCTTTCAAGAAATAAGGTTTGTTCTTAAAGAAATTTTCAAGTGCCttcaaatatttatgtaattttgtaaTGTAATTTGTCTGTTTTCTGTGATAGGGCTATGTTCGCCCTGTGTTTGTAGATAACCAAGAGCCTGTTCAGATACAAATTTGTTCTGGTAGACATCCGGTATGAATTTAATGCATTGACTTTTTGTATTGCATTCCTCATCCAGTGGGACAAGGCTTTTGTTGGTTGTACTTTTTGTGGCAAATTCAATGTATGTTCTATTGAATCCATTTAAGTTTCAAATCCATGCCTGTCATATTCGTAGTTTCGATGTTTGTGTATTTAGTATAAGTCATCGTGTGCATTTATTTCCTTCAAACGGGTTCTTGGATGGCCAAGGCACTGCCTTGTGCATCAGAAGAATTGTTTGACTGTTGCAACTTTCTGGTGTAACAGAATCTGAATGCCCCACTTTCAAAATTACTGGGGTTGTGCAATACTTTTGAATTTGACTCAGTGAATTCAAGTCCCTATTGTTGATTGGCAATCAGATGCTCATTATTGCAAGTCATTTCTCTCCAGGTTTTGGAGATCACCTTACAAGAGAATTTTGTCCCAAATGATACAAACTTGCATGCAGATGGAGAGTACTGTCAGATTGTTACTGGACCCAATATGGGTGGAAAAAGTTGCTATGTTCGCCAGGTGGCTCTGATTGCTATAATGGCTCAGGTAGATCCAATGCGGTGTCTGCTGTATTTC
This genomic interval from Vigna radiata var. radiata cultivar VC1973A chromosome 8, Vradiata_ver6, whole genome shotgun sequence contains the following:
- the LOC106769933 gene encoding DNA mismatch repair protein MSH3, with amino-acid sequence MGKQKQQVISRFFARKAKSPSPPSPSSPSPHYSSPRSNHPTPKISATATFSPSKRRLKSQLTPPSKLQKLQEPSSPSLHQRFLQKFLEPSSPEHPPPPSSSKCPTYTPLEQQVLHLRTKHPNVLLMVEVGYRYRFFGKDAENAARVLGIYAHMDHNFLTASIPTFRLNVHVRRLVSAGYKVGVVRQTETAAIKAHGSNRSAPFGRGLSALYTKATLEAAPEIGGGEDECGGESNYLLCVVEKSVVGEKGNCGVEGGADVRIGIVAVEISTGDVVYGEFCDGSLRNALEAVVVNLSPAELLLGDPLSKQTEKLLLDFAGPASNVRAERVSRDCFTDGGALSEVMTLYDNMNVDGQPDSLQNKNSREHRSQQLVIKEVMNMPDLSVQALALTIRHLKEFGFERILCSGVSLRPFSNNTEMTLSANTLQQLEVLKNNNDGSEIGSLLQIMNHTLTIFGSRLLRQWVSHPLCDRTLISARLHAVSEIAECMGSCNGTNNLGHIEDNPDVVIMQPELANILSLVLTTLGRAPDIQRGITRIFHCTASPSEFVAVIQAIFSAGKQLQQLNIGEGNNNTLRSNLLKRLILTASSDSIIANAAKMLSSLNIDSADQGDLTKLITASEGQFPEVIKARKDFKLAVEQLDSLIDLYRKLLKMKKMEFITVSGTTHLIELSTDVKVPSNWVKVNSTKKTIRYHPPEVVTALDRLSLAKEELGVACRAAWNSFLRDFSKYYAEFQAAVQALAALDCLYSLAILSRNKGYVRPVFVDNQEPVQIQICSGRHPVLEITLQENFVPNDTNLHADGEYCQIVTGPNMGGKSCYVRQVALIAIMAQVGSFVPASSAKLHVLDRIYTRMGASDSIQEGRSTFLEELSETSHILQYCTEHSLVIIDELGRGTSTHDGMAIAHATLHYLLKQKRSMVLFVTHYPKIASLSTEFPGSVAAYHVSHLTSHDASKNSNLDDDITYLYKLAPGVSERSFGFKVAQLALLPSHCISRALVMASKLEALVDSKMHSRSGKELLLDTQVIGQEQEQEQLMAEPHHCLLQEFGIAYKDFYLNLKAAIQDDDCAKSFHLLKHARSIAKRLIGS